In a genomic window of Leptolyngbya sp. SIO1E4:
- a CDS encoding heme oxygenase (biliverdin-producing), with amino-acid sequence MSSNLATKLREGTKKAHTMAENVGFVRCFLRGVVEKNSYRKLVANFYFVYTAMEEELERHQTHPAVSKIYFPELHRKQSLETDLNYYYGANWRDHVSPSAAGQAYIDRIREVSASQPELLVGHSYTRYLGDLSGGQVLKGIAQRAMNLVDGEGTAFYEFETINDEKAFKATYRQSLDEIEVDEATAEQIVEEANDAFGLNMEMFQELEGNLVKAIGQMLFNTLTNRRRRGSTELATAD; translated from the coding sequence ATGAGCAGCAATTTAGCAACTAAGCTTCGAGAAGGTACGAAAAAAGCCCACACGATGGCTGAAAACGTCGGATTTGTCCGATGTTTCTTGCGTGGCGTTGTTGAAAAGAACTCCTACCGTAAGCTGGTAGCTAATTTTTACTTCGTTTACACCGCTATGGAAGAGGAGCTGGAGCGTCACCAGACTCATCCTGCGGTGTCTAAGATCTATTTCCCCGAATTGCACCGCAAGCAAAGCTTAGAGACAGACCTCAACTACTATTACGGCGCAAACTGGCGAGATCACGTGAGCCCATCAGCGGCTGGTCAAGCTTACATCGATCGCATCCGCGAAGTCTCCGCTAGTCAACCTGAGCTGTTGGTTGGGCATTCCTACACTCGCTATTTAGGAGATTTGTCCGGGGGTCAGGTGCTTAAGGGCATTGCTCAACGGGCGATGAATCTAGTCGATGGTGAAGGCACGGCTTTCTATGAATTTGAAACTATTAACGATGAGAAAGCTTTCAAAGCGACTTATCGTCAGTCTCTGGATGAAATAGAGGTAGACGAAGCAACGGCTGAGCAGATTGTGGAAGAAGCCAACGACGCTTTCGGCCTCAATATGGAGATGTTCCAAGAGCTGGAAGGCAATCTTGTTAAAGCCATTGGGCAAATGTTGTTCAATACCTTGACGAACCGTCGCCGTCGCGGAAGCACTGAGCTAGCGACAGCAGACTAG